One genomic region from Vallicoccus soli encodes:
- a CDS encoding FHA domain-containing protein — protein MPFCTQCGHANSDDSRFCSNCGAPLRAAAPDATSRIPLQGVEGDTDHGEQAAAGGMSPADQAAVDALPAGSALLVVRRGPNSGSRFLLGEDVTTAGRHPESDIFLDDVTVSRRHAEFTRSGGSFAVRDVGSLNGTYVNRQRIDEVVLAGGDEVQIGKYRLVFFPSQHDGPAAAGRA, from the coding sequence GCACGCCAACAGCGACGACAGCCGGTTCTGCAGCAACTGCGGGGCCCCGCTGCGCGCGGCCGCGCCGGACGCCACCTCGCGGATCCCGCTGCAGGGCGTGGAGGGCGACACCGACCACGGCGAGCAGGCGGCCGCCGGCGGCATGTCGCCGGCGGACCAGGCGGCGGTCGACGCCCTGCCGGCGGGCTCGGCGCTGCTCGTGGTGCGGCGCGGCCCCAACTCCGGCAGCCGCTTCCTGCTCGGCGAGGACGTCACCACCGCCGGGCGCCACCCGGAGAGCGACATCTTCCTCGACGACGTGACCGTCTCCCGGCGGCACGCGGAGTTCACCCGCAGCGGCGGCTCGTTCGCCGTGCGCGACGTCGGCAGCCTCAACGGCACCTACGTCAACCGCCAGCGCATCGACGAGGTCGTGCTCGCCGGCGGCGACGAGGTGCAGATCGGCAAGTACCGCCTGGTGTTCTTCCCGAGCCAGCACGACGGCCCCGCCGCGGCCGGCCGGGCCTGA
- a CDS encoding MerR family transcriptional regulator, producing MSIGEVLATLRPDFPDVTISKIRFLESEGLVEPQRTPSGYRKFSHEDVQRLRYVLTAQREHYLPLRVIKEHLEALDRGLEPAGPSAGPGPRAPRAVAQGEGLPGPEAFARGADELRLSRSELVEAAGIDGRLLDQVESYGLVGPRPGSTHYDEDALVIARTVAQMSGFGIEPRHLRPFKAAAEREVGLVEQVISPTLRQRNPEARARAEEASRELAALSVTLHAVLVKAALRPRLGR from the coding sequence ATGAGCATCGGCGAGGTGCTCGCGACGCTGCGCCCGGACTTCCCGGACGTGACGATCTCCAAGATCCGCTTCCTCGAGTCCGAGGGGCTCGTGGAGCCGCAGCGCACGCCCTCGGGCTACCGGAAGTTCTCCCACGAGGACGTCCAGCGCCTGCGCTACGTCCTGACGGCCCAGCGCGAGCACTACCTGCCGCTGCGGGTCATCAAGGAGCACCTCGAGGCGCTCGACCGCGGCCTCGAGCCCGCCGGCCCCTCCGCCGGGCCCGGCCCGCGCGCGCCGCGCGCCGTCGCGCAGGGCGAGGGGCTGCCCGGGCCCGAGGCGTTCGCCCGCGGCGCCGACGAGCTGCGCCTGTCGCGCAGCGAGCTCGTCGAGGCCGCCGGCATCGACGGGCGCCTGCTGGACCAGGTGGAGTCGTACGGCCTCGTCGGCCCCCGCCCGGGCAGCACCCACTACGACGAGGACGCCCTGGTCATCGCGCGGACCGTCGCGCAGATGAGCGGGTTCGGCATCGAGCCGCGGCACCTGCGCCCGTTCAAGGCGGCCGCCGAGCGCGAGGTGGGGCTCGTCGAGCAGGTCATCAGCCCCACGCTGCGCCAGCGCAACCCCGAGGCGCGCGCCCGGGCCGAGGAGGCCTCGCGCGAGCTCGCGGCGCTCTCGGTCACCCTGCACGCGGTGCTCGTCAAGGCCGCGCTGCGCCCCCGCCTGGGGCGCTGA
- a CDS encoding bifunctional nuclease family protein has protein sequence MNQLDVVGVRVEMPSNQPIVLLKETAGDRYLPIWIGAAEATAIAFAQQGVVPPRPLTHDLLRDVLEAVGRELTAVRITDLRDGVFYALLVLSGGVEVSARPSDAIALALRTGSPIYGADEVLGEAGIPIPDEQEDEVEKFREFLDQISPDDFGEGSPH, from the coding sequence GTGAACCAGCTCGACGTCGTCGGTGTCCGGGTGGAGATGCCGTCCAACCAGCCGATCGTGCTGCTCAAGGAGACCGCGGGCGACCGCTACCTCCCGATCTGGATCGGCGCCGCGGAGGCGACGGCCATCGCGTTCGCCCAGCAGGGCGTCGTGCCGCCGCGCCCGCTCACCCACGACCTGCTGCGCGACGTGCTCGAGGCCGTGGGCCGCGAGCTCACCGCCGTGCGCATCACCGACCTGCGCGACGGGGTGTTCTACGCCCTGCTCGTGCTCAGCGGCGGGGTGGAGGTCAGCGCGCGCCCGTCGGACGCGATCGCGCTCGCGCTGCGCACCGGCAGCCCGATCTACGGCGCGGACGAGGTGCTCGGCGAGGCGGGGATCCCGATCCCCGACGAGCAGGAGGACGAGGTCGAGAAGTTCCGCGAGTTCCTCGACCAGATCTCCCCGGACGACTTCGGCGAGGGCTCGCCGCACTGA
- a CDS encoding MerR family transcriptional regulator: MLFDEDLPDLSEDVGYRGPTACRAAGITYRQLDYWARTGLVEPEVRTAHGSGSQRLYSFRDILVLKIVKRLLDTGVSLQQIRAAVGHLRDRGIDDLAQITLMSDGASVYECTSADEVVDLVQGGQGVFGIAVGRVWREVEGSLAHLPAERAGDEAPAAPGADDELSARRRARSAG, translated from the coding sequence CTGCTGTTCGACGAGGACCTGCCCGACCTCAGCGAGGACGTCGGCTACCGCGGCCCGACCGCGTGCCGGGCCGCCGGCATCACCTACCGCCAGCTCGACTACTGGGCGCGCACCGGCCTCGTCGAGCCCGAGGTGCGCACGGCGCACGGCTCGGGCAGCCAGCGCCTCTACAGCTTCCGCGACATCCTCGTGCTCAAGATCGTCAAGCGGCTGCTCGACACCGGGGTGTCGCTCCAGCAGATCCGCGCCGCGGTCGGGCACCTGCGCGACCGCGGGATCGACGACCTGGCGCAGATCACGCTGATGAGCGACGGGGCCAGCGTCTACGAGTGCACCTCCGCCGACGAGGTCGTCGACCTCGTCCAGGGCGGGCAGGGCGTCTTCGGCATCGCCGTGGGGCGGGTCTGGCGCGAGGTCGAGGGCTCGCTCGCGCACCTGCCGGCCGAGCGCGCCGGCGACGAGGCCCCCGCCGCCCCGGGCGCCGACGACGAGCTCTCCGCCCGGCGCCGGGCGCGCTCGGCCGGCTGA
- the gcvP gene encoding aminomethyl-transferring glycine dehydrogenase: MPRTTPSLRDLAGTPFVERHVGPSADERQRMLDAVGQPSLEALTKGAMPEAIRDGAPLDLPPAASEAEVVAELRALAARNRVLVPMIGLGYHGTHVPAVVQRNVLEDPAWYTAYTPYQPEISQGRLEALLSFQTVVTDLTGLAVAGASLLDEATAAAEAMTLMRRASKAPAGAALVVDADALPQTLAVVRTRAEPLGIPVVVADLGPDGPGLPEGDVFGVLVQYPGASGAVRDHAPLVEQAHARGALVAVAADLLALALLRPPGEAGADVAVGSSQRFGVPLGFGGPHAGYLAVREGLARSLPGRLVGVSKDADGATAYRLALQTREQHIRREKATSNICTAQVLLAVMASMYAVWHGPEGIRTIAARTHRLAAVLAAGLRAGGVEVVHGAFFDTVQARVPGRAREVVEAAAARGVNLRLVDEDVVGAACDETTTPEVLGRVWAAFGVPGDVDALDEQAPDALPEALLRTSAYLTHPVFSAHRSETAMLRYISDLARKDYALDRGMIPLGSCTMKLNATTEMAAITWPEFAQVHPFAPDDQTEGYRELIAQLERWLAEVTGYDAVSLQPNAGSQGEFAGLLAIRAYHRANGQGERRVCLIPSSAHGTNAASAVMAGLRVVVVACDDAGNVDLDDLRAKVDAHREDLAALMVTYPSTHGVYEESIRGVCALVHDAGGQVYVDGANLNALVGLARPGRFGADVSHLNLHKTFCIPHGGGGPGVGPVAVRAHLAPYLPGHPLDPQAAASTPPAPGTGVGPVSAAPYGSAGILPISWAYVRLMGGDGLREATQVAVLGANYVAARLAEHYPVLYTGRDGLVAHECIVDLRAITKRTGVTVDDVAKRLVDYGFHAPTMSFPVAGTLMIEPTESEDLAELDRFCDAMVAIRAEIEKVGAGEWDATDNPLRQAPHTAAHLAGPWEHGYDRALAAYPAGTTAAKYWPPVRRIDGAYGDRNLVCSCPPVEELAD, from the coding sequence GTGCCCCGTACGACCCCCTCGCTGCGCGACCTCGCCGGCACCCCCTTCGTCGAGCGCCACGTCGGCCCCTCGGCCGACGAGCGCCAGCGGATGCTCGACGCCGTCGGCCAGCCCAGCCTCGAGGCGCTGACCAAGGGCGCCATGCCCGAGGCGATCCGCGACGGCGCGCCGCTGGACCTGCCGCCGGCCGCGAGCGAGGCGGAGGTCGTCGCCGAGCTGCGCGCGCTCGCCGCGCGCAACCGCGTGCTCGTGCCGATGATCGGCCTGGGCTACCACGGCACGCACGTCCCGGCGGTCGTGCAGCGCAACGTGCTGGAGGACCCGGCCTGGTACACGGCGTACACGCCGTACCAGCCGGAGATCTCCCAGGGCCGGCTCGAGGCGCTGCTGAGCTTCCAGACGGTCGTCACCGACCTCACCGGCCTCGCGGTCGCGGGCGCCTCGCTGCTCGACGAGGCCACCGCCGCCGCCGAGGCGATGACCCTCATGCGCCGGGCGTCGAAGGCGCCGGCGGGGGCGGCGCTCGTCGTCGACGCCGACGCGCTGCCCCAGACCCTCGCGGTCGTGCGCACCCGGGCCGAGCCGCTGGGCATCCCGGTGGTCGTCGCCGACCTCGGCCCGGACGGGCCGGGCCTGCCCGAGGGCGACGTCTTCGGCGTGCTCGTGCAGTACCCGGGGGCCTCCGGCGCGGTCCGCGACCACGCGCCGCTCGTCGAGCAGGCGCACGCGCGCGGCGCGCTCGTCGCCGTGGCCGCCGACCTGCTGGCCCTCGCGCTGCTGCGCCCGCCGGGCGAGGCCGGCGCCGACGTCGCGGTGGGCTCGAGCCAGCGCTTCGGGGTGCCGCTGGGCTTCGGCGGCCCGCACGCCGGCTACCTCGCGGTGCGCGAGGGCCTGGCCCGCTCGCTCCCCGGGCGGCTCGTCGGCGTGAGCAAGGACGCGGACGGGGCGACGGCGTACCGGCTGGCCCTGCAGACCCGCGAGCAGCACATCCGCCGCGAGAAGGCCACGAGCAACATCTGCACCGCGCAGGTGCTGCTGGCCGTCATGGCCTCGATGTACGCCGTGTGGCACGGCCCGGAGGGGATCCGGACCATCGCCGCGCGCACGCACCGCCTCGCCGCGGTGCTCGCCGCCGGGCTGCGCGCCGGCGGGGTCGAGGTCGTGCACGGCGCCTTCTTCGACACGGTGCAGGCGCGGGTGCCCGGCCGGGCCCGCGAGGTCGTCGAGGCCGCCGCGGCGCGCGGGGTCAACCTGCGCCTCGTCGACGAGGACGTCGTCGGCGCCGCCTGCGACGAGACGACGACCCCCGAGGTGCTCGGGCGGGTGTGGGCGGCGTTCGGCGTGCCCGGGGACGTCGACGCGCTCGACGAGCAGGCGCCCGACGCGCTGCCGGAGGCGCTGCTGCGCACCTCGGCGTACCTCACCCACCCGGTCTTCTCCGCGCACCGCTCGGAGACCGCGATGCTGCGCTACATCAGCGACCTGGCGCGCAAGGACTACGCCCTCGACCGCGGCATGATCCCGCTCGGCTCCTGCACGATGAAGCTCAACGCGACCACCGAGATGGCCGCGATCACCTGGCCCGAGTTCGCGCAGGTCCACCCGTTCGCGCCGGACGACCAGACCGAGGGCTACCGCGAGCTCATCGCGCAGCTCGAGCGCTGGCTCGCCGAGGTCACCGGGTACGACGCGGTGTCCCTGCAGCCCAACGCGGGGTCGCAGGGCGAGTTCGCCGGGCTGCTGGCCATCCGGGCGTACCACCGGGCCAACGGCCAGGGCGAGCGGCGGGTGTGCCTCATCCCGTCCTCGGCGCACGGCACCAACGCCGCGTCGGCCGTCATGGCCGGGCTCAGGGTCGTCGTCGTCGCCTGCGACGACGCCGGGAACGTCGACCTCGACGACCTGCGCGCGAAGGTCGACGCGCACCGCGAGGACCTCGCCGCGCTCATGGTCACGTACCCCTCGACCCACGGGGTCTACGAGGAGTCGATCCGCGGGGTCTGCGCGCTGGTGCACGACGCCGGCGGGCAGGTGTACGTCGACGGCGCCAACCTCAACGCGCTCGTCGGCCTGGCCCGCCCGGGCCGCTTCGGCGCCGACGTGTCGCACCTCAACCTGCACAAGACCTTCTGCATCCCGCACGGCGGCGGCGGGCCGGGCGTGGGGCCGGTGGCCGTGCGCGCGCACCTCGCGCCGTACCTGCCCGGCCACCCCCTCGACCCGCAGGCCGCCGCGTCGACGCCGCCCGCGCCGGGGACCGGCGTCGGGCCCGTCTCGGCCGCCCCGTACGGCTCCGCCGGCATCCTGCCGATCTCCTGGGCGTACGTGCGCCTCATGGGCGGCGACGGGCTGCGCGAGGCCACGCAGGTGGCGGTGCTCGGCGCCAACTACGTCGCCGCTCGGCTCGCGGAGCACTACCCGGTGCTCTACACGGGCCGCGACGGGCTCGTCGCCCACGAGTGCATCGTCGACCTGCGCGCGATCACCAAGCGCACGGGCGTCACGGTCGACGACGTCGCCAAGCGGCTCGTCGACTACGGCTTCCACGCCCCGACCATGTCGTTCCCGGTCGCCGGGACGCTCATGATCGAGCCGACGGAGAGCGAGGACCTCGCCGAGCTCGACCGGTTCTGCGACGCCATGGTCGCGATCCGCGCCGAGATCGAGAAGGTCGGCGCGGGGGAGTGGGACGCCACCGACAACCCCCTGCGCCAGGCCCCGCACACCGCGGCGCACCTGGCCGGGCCGTGGGAGCACGGCTACGACCGCGCCCTCGCGGCCTACCCGGCGGGCACGACGGCGGCCAAGTACTGGCCGCCGGTGCGCCGGATCGACGGGGCGTACGGCGACCGCAACCTCGTCTGCTCCTGCCCGCCGGTCGAGGAGCTCGCCGACTGA
- a CDS encoding DUF5999 family protein, with the protein MCSHQPTCPAADAVDHEAAAIVSAHPEQGWNLLCNGVVVFEDTGEILPTGQVVAPHRARPLVAAA; encoded by the coding sequence ATGTGCTCGCACCAGCCGACCTGCCCCGCCGCCGACGCCGTCGACCACGAGGCCGCGGCCATCGTCAGCGCCCACCCCGAGCAGGGCTGGAACCTGCTCTGCAACGGCGTCGTGGTCTTCGAGGACACCGGCGAGATCCTGCCGACCGGCCAGGTCGTCGCCCCGCACCGCGCGCGCCCGCTCGTCGCGGCCGCCTGA
- a CDS encoding type III polyketide synthase: MTRIAAAAGVVPEHAYDQATITATIGDVVLGDQTDRRPVMERLHAAAGVRQRSLAVPLEEYARLGGFGGANDRFLDVGTSLGERAVREALDRAGLAGEDVDLLLATSVTGIGAPSLDARLVPRLGLRPDVKRLPVFGLGCVAGAAGIARLHDHLVGHPDDVAVLLSVELCSLTFQADDTSMANLVASGLFGDGAAAVVMVGEERARRMGLDAAPRVLASRSRFYPDTERVMGWDVGGSGFRIVLAASVADVVEAHLGEDVRGFLEDHDLKTVDVATWLAHPGGPKVLQAVQRALELPDGALDVTWECLADTGNLSSSSVLHVLDRTIAEGRGTPGAPAVLLAMGPGFCAELVLLEW; encoded by the coding sequence ATGACGAGGATCGCCGCCGCGGCCGGGGTGGTCCCCGAGCACGCGTACGACCAGGCGACGATCACGGCGACCATCGGCGACGTCGTGCTGGGCGACCAGACCGACCGCCGCCCCGTCATGGAGCGGCTGCACGCCGCGGCCGGCGTCCGGCAGCGCTCGCTCGCCGTGCCGCTGGAGGAGTACGCGCGGCTCGGCGGCTTCGGCGGCGCCAACGACCGGTTCCTCGACGTGGGCACGAGCCTGGGCGAGCGGGCGGTCCGCGAGGCGCTGGACCGCGCGGGCCTCGCCGGGGAGGACGTCGACCTGCTGCTGGCCACCTCGGTCACCGGCATCGGCGCGCCGAGCCTCGACGCGCGGCTCGTCCCGCGGCTGGGGCTGCGCCCCGACGTCAAGCGCCTGCCGGTCTTCGGGCTCGGCTGCGTGGCCGGGGCTGCCGGGATCGCCCGGCTGCACGACCACCTCGTGGGGCACCCCGACGACGTCGCGGTGCTGCTGTCGGTCGAGCTGTGCTCGCTGACCTTCCAGGCCGACGACACCTCCATGGCCAACCTCGTGGCCAGCGGCCTCTTCGGCGACGGCGCCGCGGCCGTGGTCATGGTGGGCGAGGAGCGCGCCCGGCGGATGGGGCTCGACGCGGCGCCGCGGGTCCTGGCCTCGCGCAGCCGCTTCTACCCGGACACCGAGCGCGTCATGGGCTGGGACGTCGGGGGCAGCGGCTTCCGCATCGTCCTCGCCGCGTCGGTCGCCGACGTCGTCGAGGCCCACCTGGGCGAGGACGTCCGGGGGTTCCTCGAGGACCACGACCTCAAGACCGTCGACGTCGCGACGTGGCTCGCGCACCCCGGCGGGCCCAAGGTGCTGCAGGCCGTGCAGCGCGCCCTGGAGCTGCCCGACGGCGCGCTCGACGTGACCTGGGAGTGCCTGGCCGACACCGGCAACCTCAGCTCGTCCTCGGTGCTGCACGTCCTCGACCGGACCATCGCCGAGGGTCGCGGCACCCCGGGCGCCCCGGCCGTGCTGCTGGCCATGGGCCCCGGCTTCTGCGCGGAGCTCGTGCTGCTCGAGTGGTGA
- a CDS encoding isoprenylcysteine carboxyl methyltransferase family protein, which translates to MGRVSSVAAYCLLVGLYAVERLAELVLSARNIRWSLARGGVETGFGHYPSMVVLHTGLLVGCLVEVLVLDRPFLAWLGWPMLALALLAQGLRWWSIRTLGHRWNTRVVVVPGMPLVTGGPYRLVNHPNYVAVVVEGVALPLVHTAWVTALVFTVLNVPLLAVRLRAEEAALGRGRGRGRG; encoded by the coding sequence ATGGGGCGCGTGTCGAGCGTCGCCGCGTACTGCCTCCTCGTCGGCCTCTACGCGGTCGAGCGGCTGGCCGAGCTCGTCCTGTCCGCCCGGAACATCCGCTGGTCGCTCGCGCGGGGCGGGGTCGAGACCGGCTTCGGCCACTACCCCTCCATGGTCGTCCTGCACACCGGCCTGCTCGTGGGCTGCCTCGTCGAGGTGCTGGTGCTCGACCGGCCGTTCCTGGCCTGGCTGGGCTGGCCGATGCTCGCCCTCGCGCTGCTGGCGCAGGGCCTGCGCTGGTGGTCGATCCGCACCCTCGGGCACCGCTGGAACACCCGCGTCGTCGTCGTGCCGGGGATGCCGCTCGTCACCGGCGGGCCGTACCGGCTGGTGAACCACCCCAACTACGTCGCCGTCGTCGTCGAGGGCGTCGCGCTGCCGCTGGTGCACACCGCGTGGGTCACCGCGCTCGTCTTCACGGTGCTCAACGTCCCGCTGCTCGCGGTGCGCCTGCGCGCCGAGGAGGCGGCCCTGGGGCGCGGGCGCGGGCGCGGGCGCGGGTGA
- a CDS encoding NAD(P)/FAD-dependent oxidoreductase — protein MRADLVVVGAGPVGLGTAVEAALAGMDVVVVDPRPGPVDKACGEGLMPPARDALARLGVEPPGREFHGIAYVDGRGPAATARFRSGPGLGVRRTALSGALAERASALGVRRVAARAAAPLVRPGEVEVAGVRAPWAVAADGLHSPLRRALGLDAPVRGRPRYGLRRHWAVAPWSDAVEVHWATDAEAYVTPVADDLVGVAVLCGGGRPYEAWLDRFPALRERLAGAEPASAVRGAGPLQQRARRRVDGRVLLAGDAAGYVDALTGEGIAVGLIGARELVRCLVAGRPHEYERAWRRATGDYRRLTRGLLWASSRPAVRRRLVPAARRAPWAFAHVVDRLARP, from the coding sequence GTGAGGGCCGACCTCGTCGTCGTCGGGGCCGGGCCGGTCGGGCTCGGCACCGCGGTCGAGGCCGCGCTCGCCGGGATGGACGTGGTCGTCGTCGACCCGCGGCCCGGCCCGGTCGACAAGGCCTGCGGCGAGGGGCTGATGCCCCCGGCGCGCGACGCGCTCGCCCGGCTCGGGGTCGAGCCGCCGGGGCGCGAGTTCCACGGCATCGCGTACGTCGACGGGCGCGGCCCCGCCGCCACCGCCCGCTTCCGCTCGGGGCCCGGCCTGGGGGTGCGGCGCACCGCCCTGTCCGGCGCGCTCGCCGAGCGCGCGTCCGCCCTCGGGGTGCGCCGGGTCGCCGCCCGCGCTGCGGCGCCGCTGGTGCGCCCCGGCGAGGTGGAGGTCGCCGGCGTGCGCGCCCCCTGGGCCGTCGCCGCCGACGGCCTGCACTCGCCGCTGCGCCGCGCGCTCGGGCTGGACGCGCCGGTGCGCGGGCGCCCCCGCTACGGCCTGCGCCGGCACTGGGCGGTGGCCCCCTGGTCCGACGCGGTCGAGGTGCACTGGGCGACGGACGCCGAGGCGTACGTCACCCCGGTCGCCGACGACCTCGTCGGCGTCGCCGTCCTCTGCGGGGGAGGGCGCCCGTACGAGGCCTGGCTCGACCGCTTCCCCGCGCTGCGCGAGCGCCTCGCCGGGGCCGAGCCCGCCTCCGCGGTGCGCGGGGCCGGCCCGCTGCAGCAGCGCGCCCGGCGCCGGGTCGACGGGCGCGTGCTGCTCGCCGGCGACGCCGCCGGGTACGTCGACGCCCTCACCGGCGAGGGCATCGCCGTCGGCCTGATCGGCGCCCGCGAGCTCGTGCGGTGCCTGGTCGCCGGCCGCCCCCACGAGTACGAGCGCGCCTGGCGCCGCGCCACCGGCGACTACCGCCGCCTCACCCGCGGCCTGCTCTGGGCCTCCTCCCGCCCCGCCGTGCGCCGCCGCCTCGTCCCCGCCGCCCGCCGCGCCCCCTGGGCCTTCGCCCACGTCGTCGACCGCCTCGCCCGCCCCTGA
- a CDS encoding type II toxin-antitoxin system PemK/MazF family toxin, protein MARPWQDLLVRAARVAVREGPRLLRAGRGPSPRRPVRPVEVPRGRRIAYAPEPDGRADPGEVVWTWVAYEDDPRQGKDRPVLVVGRDGRELLGLMLSSQDERDGDPRWLALGSGAWDGRARPSWVRLDRVLRVDEDGVRREGAVLDRPRFDRVADALRTRHGWT, encoded by the coding sequence GTGGCGCGCCCCTGGCAGGACCTCCTCGTCCGCGCGGCGCGGGTCGCGGTCCGCGAGGGGCCGCGCCTGCTCCGGGCGGGCCGGGGCCCCTCGCCGCGCCGCCCGGTGCGCCCGGTCGAGGTGCCGCGGGGGCGGCGCATCGCGTACGCCCCCGAGCCCGACGGGCGCGCCGACCCCGGCGAGGTGGTGTGGACCTGGGTCGCGTACGAGGACGACCCCCGCCAGGGCAAGGACCGCCCGGTGCTCGTCGTGGGCCGCGACGGGCGCGAGCTGCTCGGGCTCATGCTGTCCAGCCAGGACGAGCGCGACGGCGACCCGCGCTGGCTCGCCCTCGGCAGCGGCGCCTGGGACGGCCGGGCCCGCCCCAGCTGGGTCCGCCTCGACCGCGTGCTGCGCGTCGACGAGGACGGCGTGCGCCGCGAGGGCGCCGTCCTGGACCGCCCCCGCTTCGACCGCGTCGCCGACGCCCTGCGCACCCGCCACGGCTGGACCTGA
- a CDS encoding anti-sigma factor, which translates to MSSELHTLTGAYALHALPPDEEAEFERHLRECDDCRQEVRELEATTAQLGAAAAVTPPPELKRRVMAHVATTRQEPPRSSAARSAAHRRWWAQPAGIAAAVLLAVSVGLGGVALDQRSDLSEARAQQQAVAAVLADPDRRIATAALGTATGTVVVADDRAVFLASDLEDLPEDRTYQLWTLRDDGTDIRSAGLLEAQDGTTQSLVEDLDGTEALAVSVEPAGGSEQPTADQILGAVPLA; encoded by the coding sequence GTGAGCTCGGAGCTGCACACGCTGACGGGCGCGTACGCGCTGCACGCCCTCCCGCCGGACGAGGAGGCGGAGTTCGAGCGGCACCTGCGCGAGTGCGACGACTGCCGCCAGGAGGTCCGCGAGCTCGAGGCGACCACGGCGCAGCTGGGGGCGGCCGCGGCCGTCACCCCGCCGCCGGAGCTCAAGCGCCGGGTGATGGCGCACGTCGCCACCACCCGCCAGGAGCCGCCGCGCTCCTCGGCGGCCCGCTCCGCCGCGCACCGGCGCTGGTGGGCGCAACCGGCGGGCATCGCCGCCGCGGTGCTGCTCGCCGTGTCCGTCGGGCTCGGCGGCGTCGCCCTCGACCAGCGCTCGGACCTGTCCGAGGCCCGGGCGCAGCAGCAGGCGGTGGCGGCCGTCCTCGCCGACCCCGACCGGCGCATCGCCACCGCGGCCCTCGGCACGGCGACGGGCACGGTGGTCGTGGCCGACGACCGCGCGGTGTTCCTCGCGAGCGACCTCGAGGACCTGCCCGAGGACCGCACGTACCAGCTCTGGACGCTGCGTGACGACGGCACCGACATCCGCTCCGCAGGCCTGCTCGAGGCCCAGGACGGCACGACCCAGTCGCTCGTCGAGGACCTCGACGGCACCGAGGCCCTCGCCGTCTCGGTGGAGCCCGCGGGCGGCTCGGAGCAGCCGACGGCCGACCAGATCCTCGGCGCGGTCCCGCTGGCCTAG
- a CDS encoding sigma-70 family RNA polymerase sigma factor, with protein MARGRGWLRPVEDDAEAGAAPTLEVLLQRVARGDQDAFEGVYDLVAGQVLGVVRRVLRDPAQSEEVAQEVLVEVWRLASRFDPGRGTAQSWVLTMAHRRAVDRVRSAQAASDREERVAVRDQQPAYDEVAEQVEARLEAEQVRRCLGSLTDLQRESVTLAYYRGCTYREVSDLLAVPLGTVKTRMRDGLIRLRDCLGVAW; from the coding sequence GTGGCACGAGGACGCGGGTGGCTCAGGCCGGTCGAGGACGACGCCGAGGCGGGCGCAGCGCCCACGCTCGAGGTCCTCCTGCAGCGGGTGGCCCGCGGCGACCAGGACGCCTTCGAGGGCGTGTACGACCTCGTGGCCGGCCAGGTGCTCGGAGTGGTGCGGCGGGTCCTGCGCGACCCCGCGCAGTCCGAGGAGGTCGCCCAGGAGGTGCTCGTCGAGGTGTGGCGCCTCGCCAGCCGCTTCGACCCCGGGCGCGGCACGGCGCAGAGCTGGGTGCTCACCATGGCCCACCGCCGCGCCGTGGACCGGGTGCGCTCGGCGCAGGCGGCGAGCGACCGCGAGGAGCGGGTCGCCGTGCGCGACCAGCAGCCGGCGTACGACGAGGTGGCCGAGCAGGTCGAGGCGCGCCTCGAGGCGGAGCAGGTCCGCCGCTGCCTCGGCTCGCTGACCGACCTGCAGCGCGAGTCGGTGACGCTCGCGTACTACCGGGGGTGCACGTACCGGGAGGTCTCCGACCTGCTGGCCGTGCCGCTCGGGACGGTGAAGACACGGATGCGCGATGGGCTGATCCGGCTGCGCGACTGCCTGGGGGTGGCCTGGTGA